In Nocardia yunnanensis, one DNA window encodes the following:
- a CDS encoding carboxymuconolactone decarboxylase family protein, with protein MFEPVQDHPLFGQVRQRLGRVPNMTKVMANSDAVLTGYLGLMGALKDGTLPAPTSERIALTVGASNDCGYCVAAHTFAGKRVAKLSDAEVEAAKQGSSADPKEAAAVAFARELTETRGKADPAAVLAAGWSEEQVLEIVALVALQTLTNYVNKVARTENDWPAA; from the coding sequence ATGTTCGAGCCGGTTCAAGACCACCCATTGTTCGGCCAGGTGCGTCAGCGCTTGGGGCGAGTGCCCAATATGACCAAGGTGATGGCCAATTCGGATGCCGTGCTGACCGGCTACCTCGGCCTGATGGGCGCGCTGAAGGACGGCACGCTGCCCGCGCCGACCTCCGAGCGCATCGCGCTGACCGTCGGGGCGTCCAACGACTGCGGGTACTGCGTGGCCGCGCACACCTTCGCCGGCAAGCGGGTGGCCAAGCTCAGCGACGCCGAGGTGGAAGCCGCCAAGCAGGGCAGCTCCGCGGACCCGAAAGAGGCCGCGGCCGTGGCCTTCGCGCGCGAGCTGACCGAAACCCGGGGCAAGGCCGACCCGGCCGCGGTGCTGGCGGCCGGGTGGAGCGAGGAGCAGGTGCTCGAGATCGTGGCGCTGGTCGCCCTGCAAACGCTGACGAACTACGTCAACAAGGTGGCGCGGACCGAAAACGATTGGCCCGCGGCCTGA
- a CDS encoding SDR family NAD(P)-dependent oxidoreductase — translation MDDFREREGAALIAGGTGGIGAAIVRTLAERGSHIGLTYRSNRDAAERLAKDVAAVGRTSRAWSLDLTDPDAVAEVVDRFREEFGSLHTVVYAAGPHVPMVHLSAVTPRQYRDQLNADAAAFFNLMHATLPLLRAARGAVVAVTTAATRRFPVRDGLSSGTKGAVEAVARALASEEGRYGVRVNCVGPGMLTDGMAERLISSGELDQHALDITRRNIPLRRFGNAEDIAEAVAFLACDRADFITGQCLDVDGGYTV, via the coding sequence ATCGACGACTTCCGGGAACGCGAAGGCGCCGCGCTGATCGCCGGTGGCACCGGCGGCATCGGCGCGGCCATCGTGCGGACGCTCGCCGAGCGCGGCAGCCACATCGGCCTCACCTACCGCTCGAACCGCGACGCCGCCGAGCGGCTGGCGAAAGACGTTGCGGCGGTGGGACGGACGAGCCGGGCCTGGTCGCTCGACCTCACCGATCCCGACGCCGTGGCCGAGGTCGTCGACCGGTTCCGCGAGGAATTCGGCAGCCTGCACACCGTGGTCTACGCCGCCGGGCCGCACGTGCCGATGGTCCATCTGAGCGCCGTGACGCCGCGGCAGTACCGGGACCAGTTGAACGCCGACGCCGCGGCGTTCTTCAACCTCATGCACGCGACCCTGCCGCTGCTGCGTGCGGCACGGGGTGCGGTCGTCGCGGTCACCACCGCCGCCACCCGGCGTTTTCCGGTCCGCGACGGCCTGTCCTCCGGCACCAAGGGCGCGGTGGAGGCGGTGGCGCGCGCCCTCGCCTCCGAGGAGGGCCGCTATGGCGTCCGGGTGAACTGCGTCGGTCCGGGCATGCTCACCGACGGCATGGCCGAGCGGCTCATCTCCTCCGGTGAGCTCGACCAGCACGCCCTCGACATCACCCGCCGCAATATCCCCTTGCGCCGCTTCGGGAACGCCGAGGACATCGCCGAAGCCGTCGCCTTCCTCGCCTGCGACCGCGCGGATTTCATCACCGGCCAATGCCTCGACGTCGACGGCGGCTACACGGTCTGA
- a CDS encoding M50 family metallopeptidase: MDTAEFVQHGSTIVDRLTTTQTAPPWQLVVGTGVAALALVIFHPTWRVLRNAVTIAHEGGHAFTALLTGRRLDSIRLHSDTSGLTVSSGKPYGPGMVLTMAAGYPAPALVGLGYAALLGAHRITLMLWLTIALLVVLLLKVRNFYGLLSILVTGGLVFVVSWFGTDTLQAGLAYLAAWFLLLAAVRPVLELQRNRAYEPDSDADQLARLTRIPGLLWVLLFGAIAVCSLLLGGRLLLADVRGVCVPPLTHSTCAASPAR; encoded by the coding sequence GTGGATACAGCGGAGTTCGTTCAGCATGGCAGCACGATCGTGGATCGGCTGACGACCACGCAGACCGCGCCGCCCTGGCAACTCGTCGTGGGCACAGGGGTGGCGGCGCTGGCGCTGGTGATCTTCCACCCGACCTGGCGGGTGCTGCGCAATGCGGTGACCATCGCGCACGAGGGCGGGCACGCCTTCACCGCGCTGCTGACCGGCCGCCGCCTCGACAGCATCCGATTGCATTCGGACACTTCCGGTCTCACCGTCTCCAGCGGAAAGCCCTACGGGCCCGGCATGGTGCTCACGATGGCCGCCGGCTATCCCGCGCCCGCCCTGGTCGGGCTCGGATACGCGGCGCTGCTGGGCGCCCATCGCATCACCCTGATGCTGTGGCTGACCATCGCGCTGCTGGTGGTGCTGCTGCTGAAGGTCCGCAACTTCTACGGCCTGCTCTCGATTCTGGTGACCGGCGGCCTGGTGTTCGTGGTCTCCTGGTTCGGCACCGACACCCTGCAGGCCGGACTCGCTTATCTGGCCGCCTGGTTCCTGCTGCTGGCGGCGGTGCGCCCGGTGCTCGAGCTGCAGCGCAACCGCGCCTACGAACCCGATTCCGACGCCGATCAATTGGCGCGGCTGACCCGGATTCCGGGCCTGCTGTGGGTGCTGCTGTTCGGCGCGATCGCGGTGTGCTCGCTGCTGCTGGGCGGGCGGCTGCTGCTCGCGGACGTGCGCGGCGTCTGTGTGCCACCGCTCACGCACAGCACCTGCGCGGCCTCACCCGCTCGGTGA
- a CDS encoding 3-oxo-5-alpha-steroid 4-dehydrogenase: protein MNWYTGNTGYDTVLTIAFAFAAFVLVGGLFGQSPYGRFATTKLGLNLNPKLGWWLMEIPATVVFAVAYLTGPRRFEPTSLVLAAIWILHYGNRGWFFPLNIRQVPGKTSSFNVSVLGMGMLVTTLHGYLNGALFSHDYLGRYGSGWLTDPRFLLGLIVYLSGFALLVSSESIVRNLRDKNNPGASEYKIPYGLGFRFVTSPAYLGELVAWAGFALLTWALPGVVIFLITFGNLVPRALATHGWYREKFDEYPPERKALVPFVI from the coding sequence ATGAACTGGTACACCGGCAATACCGGCTACGACACCGTGCTGACGATCGCCTTCGCGTTCGCGGCGTTCGTGCTCGTCGGCGGCCTGTTCGGGCAGAGCCCCTACGGCCGCTTCGCCACCACCAAGCTCGGGCTCAATCTGAATCCGAAGCTGGGGTGGTGGCTGATGGAGATCCCGGCCACCGTGGTCTTCGCGGTCGCGTACCTGACGGGTCCACGCCGCTTCGAGCCGACTTCCCTGGTGCTGGCGGCCATCTGGATTCTGCACTACGGCAATCGCGGCTGGTTCTTCCCCCTCAATATTCGCCAAGTCCCCGGCAAGACCAGCAGTTTCAACGTTTCGGTGCTCGGCATGGGCATGCTGGTGACCACGCTGCACGGATATCTCAACGGTGCGCTGTTCAGTCACGACTACCTCGGGCGGTACGGCAGCGGCTGGTTGACCGACCCGCGCTTTCTTCTCGGACTGATCGTGTATTTGTCCGGTTTCGCGCTACTGGTCAGCTCCGAGAGCATAGTTCGCAATCTGCGCGACAAGAACAACCCGGGCGCAAGCGAATACAAGATTCCATACGGTCTGGGATTCCGATTCGTCACCAGCCCCGCCTATCTGGGCGAGCTGGTCGCATGGGCGGGATTCGCCCTCCTCACCTGGGCGCTGCCCGGCGTGGTCATCTTCCTGATCACCTTCGGCAATCTGGTGCCGCGCGCCTTGGCCACCCACGGCTGGTACCGGGAGAAGTTCGACGAGTACCCGCCCGAGCGAAAGGCTCTGGTGCCGTTCGTGATCTAG
- a CDS encoding SAM-dependent methyltransferase, whose translation MDRPAWAPEGVDMNRPSPARMYDALLGGSHNFEVDRRAAEQAKQLVPDLPRLALSNRAFLRRAVRFLVDSGVRQFLDIGSGVPTAGNVHEVAQAIDPACRVLYADIDPVAVAHARAILGDNPNATAIEADLREPAVLLERARDTGLIDFDQPVGVLLIAVLHLMSDDFAPVEKVDALYDAVPPGSYVAISHLTSATRPEDAAKLADNSANNSRIGLQFRSRAAITALFGKWDPITPGVVELPLWRPESDRDQHEEPGRSLGLAGVGRKV comes from the coding sequence ATGGACAGGCCGGCCTGGGCTCCGGAGGGCGTGGACATGAACCGCCCCAGCCCGGCGCGCATGTACGACGCGCTCCTGGGTGGTTCACACAATTTCGAGGTCGACCGCCGCGCCGCGGAACAGGCCAAGCAGCTGGTCCCCGATCTGCCGCGGCTGGCGCTGAGCAATCGCGCCTTCCTGCGCCGGGCCGTGCGGTTCCTGGTGGATTCCGGCGTGCGGCAGTTCCTCGACATCGGCTCGGGGGTGCCGACCGCGGGCAATGTGCACGAGGTGGCACAGGCCATCGACCCCGCCTGCCGGGTGCTCTACGCCGATATCGACCCGGTCGCGGTCGCGCACGCCCGCGCCATCCTCGGCGACAATCCCAACGCCACGGCCATCGAGGCCGATCTGCGCGAGCCCGCGGTGCTGCTCGAGCGGGCGCGCGACACCGGTCTCATCGACTTCGACCAACCGGTCGGTGTGCTGCTCATCGCGGTTCTGCACCTCATGAGCGACGACTTCGCTCCCGTCGAGAAGGTCGACGCCCTCTACGACGCGGTCCCGCCCGGCAGCTACGTCGCCATCTCCCACCTCACCTCGGCCACCCGGCCCGAGGACGCCGCCAAACTGGCCGACAACTCCGCCAACAACAGCCGGATCGGATTGCAGTTCCGTTCGCGCGCCGCCATCACCGCCCTGTTCGGCAAGTGGGATCCCATCACACCCGGTGTGGTGGAATTGCCCTTGTGGCGGCCGGAATCCGACCGCGATCAGCACGAGGAGCCGGGCCGTTCGCTCGGCCTGGCGGGTGTCGGCCGCAAGGTCTGA
- a CDS encoding AraC family transcriptional regulator ligand-binding domain-containing protein, translating into MGTDQTLLHRFVISQLTAMGLDRDRLIRECGVPDWTLSGGGVHVPSESFWRLWEIGARQLGDPNVALRVASRYQLKATGLYDYLFSSAPTLGAGLATCGPYVSAVTTNHRFDLVGTDHGPALRLDMVDGGPATRDHTQLWGLTAVLTRARRVIEGPLNPVRVTLRRSAPPRLDAYRDVFGDAVLEFEADTDAMVFRPADLELPLTTADPVLAAVLKPLAEALPPPPPLATAWPERVAVAVAEALDAGEVSLERVSRRLATSPRTLQRRLAEAGTTWRRELDRARSARLAAASSTGPVSRSRQAELLGYADPASMRRAALRWAVVTRGHAPRVTPS; encoded by the coding sequence TTGGGCACCGATCAGACGCTGTTGCATCGGTTCGTGATCTCCCAGCTGACGGCGATGGGGCTGGATCGCGATCGCCTGATCCGGGAGTGCGGGGTGCCGGACTGGACACTCAGCGGCGGCGGCGTGCACGTGCCCAGCGAATCCTTCTGGCGTCTCTGGGAAATCGGGGCGCGGCAGCTGGGCGACCCGAATGTGGCCTTGCGGGTGGCGAGCCGATACCAGCTCAAGGCCACCGGGCTCTACGACTATCTGTTCAGCAGCGCGCCCACGCTCGGCGCGGGCCTGGCGACCTGCGGGCCATACGTCAGCGCGGTCACCACCAATCATCGTTTCGATCTCGTCGGCACCGACCACGGCCCGGCGCTGCGGCTCGACATGGTCGACGGCGGGCCGGCGACCCGCGACCACACCCAGCTGTGGGGGCTGACCGCGGTACTCACCCGGGCGCGGCGGGTGATCGAGGGCCCGCTGAATCCGGTGCGGGTCACCCTGCGGCGCTCGGCCCCGCCGCGCCTGGACGCGTATCGCGACGTATTCGGCGACGCCGTCCTCGAATTCGAGGCCGACACCGATGCGATGGTCTTCCGTCCCGCCGATCTGGAGCTGCCGCTCACCACCGCCGACCCGGTGCTCGCGGCCGTCCTGAAACCGCTGGCCGAGGCCCTGCCGCCGCCTCCGCCGCTGGCGACGGCGTGGCCGGAACGGGTCGCGGTGGCGGTGGCCGAGGCGCTCGACGCGGGAGAGGTGTCGCTGGAACGGGTTTCGCGTCGGCTGGCCACCAGTCCGCGCACCCTGCAACGACGGCTGGCCGAGGCGGGCACCACGTGGCGGCGCGAGCTGGACCGGGCCCGCTCGGCGCGGCTGGCGGCCGCCTCCAGCACCGGCCCGGTGAGCCGCAGCCGGCAGGCCGAACTGCTCGGTTACGCCGATCCGGCGTCCATGCGGCGGGCGGCATTGCGCTGGGCGGTGGTCACTCGCGGGCACGCGCCACGCGTCACACCTTCATGA
- a CDS encoding alpha/beta hydrolase — MKHARTLREAVLAVLLAAVCTLTPLATASAHADGAYLDRIEREGPHELAVYVYSAAMDRVIEQDVLVPESGSAGRPIAYLLFGAVRAEDPVDWPTMTDLLRFAPGTGVDVVIPHGGAGTYYTDWQRDDPVLGRNRWATYLTTELPPIMDAVLHSSGRNAIVGLSMSSTSALALAEAAPQLYEAVGAFSGCAETSSPLGQAYVYLTTHVRGGGDVENMWGPFGSPAWAANDAFLHADRLRGHTLYLAAGSGLPDGHDTLTDPRIDGNAPLLLTQLTEGGVIEAATSECTRHLAARLAELGIPADYRPHPGTHSWGYWQDDLHAFWPAMAAAIGA, encoded by the coding sequence ATGAAACATGCTCGTACGCTGCGCGAGGCGGTGCTCGCGGTCCTGCTGGCCGCGGTCTGCACGCTCACCCCGCTCGCGACGGCGAGCGCGCATGCCGACGGCGCGTATCTGGACCGGATCGAACGCGAGGGCCCCCACGAACTCGCGGTGTACGTCTATTCCGCGGCCATGGATCGCGTCATCGAACAGGACGTGCTGGTGCCCGAAAGCGGCAGCGCCGGACGGCCGATCGCGTACCTGCTCTTCGGTGCGGTGCGCGCCGAGGATCCGGTCGACTGGCCGACGATGACCGATCTGCTGCGATTCGCTCCCGGCACCGGGGTCGACGTGGTGATCCCGCACGGGGGAGCGGGCACCTACTACACCGATTGGCAGCGCGACGATCCGGTGCTCGGGCGCAACAGGTGGGCGACGTATCTGACCACCGAGCTGCCGCCGATCATGGACGCCGTCCTGCACTCCTCCGGCCGCAATGCGATTGTGGGACTGTCGATGTCGAGCACCTCGGCGCTGGCGCTCGCCGAAGCGGCGCCGCAATTGTACGAGGCGGTCGGCGCGTTCAGCGGGTGCGCGGAAACCAGCAGCCCGCTCGGGCAGGCGTATGTCTACCTGACCACTCACGTCCGCGGCGGCGGCGACGTCGAGAACATGTGGGGGCCGTTCGGCAGTCCCGCCTGGGCCGCCAATGACGCGTTCCTGCATGCCGATCGGCTGCGCGGCCACACCCTCTACCTCGCCGCCGGCAGCGGCCTGCCCGACGGCCACGACACCCTCACCGACCCGCGTATCGACGGGAACGCCCCACTGCTGCTCACCCAGCTCACCGAGGGCGGCGTCATCGAGGCCGCCACCAGCGAATGCACCCGCCACCTCGCCGCCCGCCTGGCCGAACTCGGCATTCCCGCCGACTATCGCCCCCACCCGGGCACCCACTCCTGGGGTTACTGGCAAGACGACCTGCACGCCTTCTGGCCCGCCATGGCCGCCGCGATCGGGGCCTGA
- a CDS encoding MarR family winged helix-turn-helix transcriptional regulator, whose translation MALTSSDPSAAELSDPGALGDADVLGAQLIRLLRAVGRARHRVIKHGPEGLEQLAYAMLFTLVHDGPQRTGKLAEQLHAEISTVSRQTRNLVSHGLIERRADPIDGRACVLEATAEGRRVFAENRRLRNRWIAELVADWSAADRAALTGLLARLVDGIENSTATLDSE comes from the coding sequence ATGGCTCTCACCTCCAGCGACCCCAGCGCCGCCGAACTGTCGGACCCGGGGGCGCTGGGGGACGCCGATGTTCTCGGGGCGCAACTGATTCGGCTGTTGCGCGCCGTCGGCAGGGCCAGGCATCGGGTGATCAAGCATGGTCCCGAAGGTCTCGAGCAGTTGGCCTACGCCATGCTGTTCACCCTCGTCCACGACGGCCCGCAGCGCACCGGCAAACTCGCCGAACAGCTGCATGCCGAGATCTCCACGGTCAGCCGGCAGACCCGGAACCTGGTGAGCCACGGGCTGATCGAACGCCGCGCCGATCCGATCGACGGGCGCGCCTGCGTCCTCGAGGCCACCGCCGAAGGGCGGCGGGTCTTCGCGGAGAACCGGAGGCTGCGCAATCGGTGGATCGCCGAGCTGGTGGCAGACTGGTCGGCCGCCGACCGCGCGGCGCTGACGGGTCTGCTGGCCCGGCTCGTGGACGGCATCGAAAACTCGACCGCAACACTCGATTCGGAATAG
- a CDS encoding sensor domain-containing diguanylate cyclase, whose product MDAGELAVRWAAMLDGAVAPTLTRAQVEQLLARFCPRLIAAVRGAADLSVAREAAAALVAANYRDPLAVHRSVLVLCKDLVTAVCPEAECADYWPVRERAIELAAEFAAEFTGGLRNAALAEQETTLSAALTAAREAEARRHLSEARFQAIFEGASVGIGTVDITTGTVIDVNNAMAETLGVPAESMPGRSVADILGPVNIGEAFALFQQLLSGEIDRFRFETQHTKPDGSHTVVDLSMTIVRDREGKPRFLVGVTVDVTDRKQLADQLWYDAHHDSLTGLPNRLLFFDRLAAAGGQVGVCYLDLDGFKEINDRRGHTAGDRVLSDVGQRLRAALPANAMVARLGGDEFIVLVENCSGQAELTAVTDRLLAALEDPFDVAGLLVRVGASIGTALVDTDATAIDELMHAVDTAMYRDKALRHRTNLPPLTQPPDTGLS is encoded by the coding sequence ATGGACGCGGGCGAGCTGGCGGTCCGGTGGGCCGCCATGCTGGACGGCGCGGTCGCGCCGACGCTCACCCGCGCCCAGGTCGAGCAACTGCTGGCCCGCTTCTGCCCGCGGCTGATCGCCGCGGTGCGCGGCGCCGCGGATCTGTCGGTGGCGCGCGAGGCCGCCGCCGCCCTGGTCGCCGCGAACTACCGTGACCCGCTGGCGGTGCATCGGTCGGTGCTGGTGCTGTGCAAGGACCTGGTGACGGCCGTGTGTCCCGAGGCCGAGTGCGCCGACTACTGGCCGGTGCGCGAGCGCGCCATCGAACTGGCCGCCGAGTTCGCGGCCGAGTTCACCGGCGGGCTGCGCAATGCCGCACTCGCCGAACAGGAGACGACGCTGAGCGCCGCGCTCACCGCGGCCCGCGAGGCCGAGGCCCGGCGGCATCTGTCCGAGGCCCGGTTCCAGGCCATCTTCGAGGGTGCGTCGGTGGGCATCGGCACCGTCGACATCACCACCGGCACGGTCATCGACGTCAACAACGCCATGGCCGAAACCCTCGGTGTCCCGGCCGAATCCATGCCCGGCCGCTCGGTCGCCGACATTCTGGGCCCGGTCAATATCGGTGAGGCGTTCGCCCTGTTCCAGCAGTTGCTGTCCGGGGAGATCGACCGCTTCCGCTTCGAGACCCAGCACACCAAACCCGACGGCAGCCACACCGTGGTCGACCTGTCGATGACGATCGTGCGCGACCGCGAGGGCAAGCCGCGCTTCCTGGTCGGCGTCACCGTCGACGTCACCGATCGCAAGCAGCTGGCCGATCAGCTCTGGTACGACGCGCACCACGATTCGCTGACCGGCCTGCCCAACCGGCTGCTGTTCTTCGATCGCCTGGCCGCCGCCGGCGGTCAGGTCGGGGTCTGCTATCTGGATCTGGACGGGTTCAAGGAGATCAACGACCGCCGCGGCCACACCGCCGGCGATCGGGTGCTGAGCGATGTCGGGCAGCGGCTGCGCGCCGCGCTGCCGGCCAATGCGATGGTGGCGCGCCTGGGCGGGGACGAGTTCATCGTGCTGGTCGAAAACTGCTCGGGCCAAGCGGAATTGACCGCCGTCACCGATCGGCTGCTGGCCGCGCTGGAGGATCCCTTCGATGTGGCGGGACTGCTGGTGCGGGTGGGCGCCAGTATCGGCACCGCGCTGGTGGACACCGACGCCACCGCCATCGACGAGCTCATGCACGCCGTGGACACCGCCATGTACCGCGACAAGGCGCTACGCCACCGCACCAACCTGCCCCCGCTGACTCAACCGCCCGATACGGGACTGTCCTAG
- a CDS encoding MFS transporter, with product MTTATIDERAGQPASAPPRLSHRQILTILSGLLLGMFLAALDQNIVSVAIVKIANSLHGFDQQAWATTAYLITATISTPLYGKLADIYGRKSFYLTAIALFVIGSAACTFATSMYELAGFRAFQGLGAGGLMSLAMTIIGDIVPPRERSRYQGYFMMVFGVATVLGPVLGGWFSGFDHLWGLEGWRWVFLVNVPIGVLALGVVARVLNVPHQRRDLRVDWGGAVALAICVVPLLVVAEQGRGWGWGSGRSIACYVIGVVGLALFVFVEHLMGDAALIPLRLFKNSTFTVCIVGGFVVGIAMFGAISMVPLYLQVVRGFSPTKAGLLMLPLVAGIMIGSLASGQVTKRTGRYKILPVVGTFVIACGAALYATVHYDSALWQPLVYGGIIGLGLGGCMQTLIIAVQNAGPRSDMGVSTAAATFFRQVGGTLGVAVFLTILFNLLPHKITDAFGGHLPPGFPADKLASVQSNTSGIAALPAQVREPILIGFTNSLHGVFWAAGGVALVACVVLLFMKEIPLQEAPGAAEPSPAVDDTARAAEAEWAEDQVWEGAAQVISQPEPVLARVGSGHADPAANGMRAAEVQAAQRISPAAASAAGGASGGATIGGRIQRADGGAVSGAALTLIDQRGHQVSRATGGEDGRYRIDAPVSGSFVLIASANGHTPVAVNVSVDGRTPELDLTLEGSGELSGQVRTAAGAPLAGVTITVTDLRGEVVGAAISGEDGRYVCHGIGAGTYTLVAAAERLRPTATALVVPVGGLLRHDIELTPTAALVGMVRADGQGLANAQVTVLDGAGTPIATTRTDAEGRYTLTDLDSGAYTVIARGYPAVTGQVVVRGGEVEYSVDLGYDLEGAAPESLPVRHGSTDPEARLS from the coding sequence ATGACAACAGCGACGATCGACGAACGCGCGGGGCAACCCGCGAGCGCACCGCCCCGGCTGTCCCACCGGCAGATTCTCACCATCCTGTCCGGACTGCTGCTGGGCATGTTCCTGGCCGCGCTCGACCAGAACATCGTCAGCGTGGCAATCGTCAAGATCGCCAACAGCTTGCACGGATTCGACCAGCAGGCCTGGGCCACCACCGCCTACCTGATCACGGCCACCATCTCGACGCCGCTCTACGGCAAGCTCGCCGACATCTACGGGCGAAAATCGTTCTATCTCACCGCGATCGCCCTGTTCGTCATCGGGTCCGCGGCCTGCACCTTCGCCACCTCCATGTACGAGCTGGCCGGATTCCGGGCCTTCCAGGGGCTGGGCGCGGGCGGGCTCATGTCGCTGGCCATGACCATTATCGGCGATATCGTGCCGCCCCGGGAAAGGTCGCGCTACCAGGGCTATTTCATGATGGTCTTCGGTGTCGCCACCGTGCTCGGGCCGGTGCTGGGCGGCTGGTTCTCCGGCTTCGACCACCTGTGGGGGCTCGAGGGCTGGCGCTGGGTGTTCCTGGTGAACGTCCCGATCGGCGTGCTCGCGCTCGGCGTGGTGGCGCGCGTGCTCAATGTCCCGCATCAGCGGCGTGATCTGCGCGTGGACTGGGGCGGCGCGGTGGCGCTGGCCATCTGCGTGGTGCCGCTGCTGGTGGTGGCCGAACAGGGCCGCGGCTGGGGCTGGGGGTCGGGCCGCTCGATCGCCTGCTACGTGATCGGGGTCGTGGGTCTGGCGCTGTTCGTCTTCGTCGAGCACCTGATGGGCGACGCCGCGCTGATTCCCTTGCGGCTGTTCAAGAATTCCACCTTCACGGTGTGCATCGTGGGCGGGTTCGTGGTCGGCATCGCCATGTTCGGCGCGATCTCCATGGTGCCGCTGTATCTGCAGGTGGTGCGCGGGTTCTCGCCGACCAAGGCGGGACTGCTGATGCTGCCGCTGGTGGCCGGCATCATGATCGGGTCGCTGGCCTCCGGGCAGGTCACCAAGCGCACCGGGCGATACAAGATCCTGCCCGTGGTGGGCACCTTCGTGATCGCCTGCGGCGCCGCGCTGTACGCGACCGTGCACTACGACTCCGCGCTGTGGCAGCCGCTGGTCTACGGCGGCATCATCGGCCTCGGGCTGGGCGGCTGCATGCAGACGCTCATCATCGCGGTGCAGAATGCCGGACCGCGGTCGGACATGGGCGTTTCCACCGCGGCGGCGACCTTCTTCCGGCAGGTCGGCGGCACGCTGGGGGTCGCGGTGTTCCTGACCATCCTGTTCAACCTGCTGCCGCACAAGATCACCGACGCGTTCGGGGGTCACCTGCCGCCCGGCTTCCCGGCCGACAAACTCGCCAGCGTGCAGTCCAACACCTCCGGGATCGCGGCGCTGCCGGCGCAGGTGCGCGAGCCGATTCTGATCGGGTTCACCAACTCGCTGCACGGGGTGTTCTGGGCCGCGGGCGGGGTCGCGCTGGTGGCGTGTGTGGTGCTGCTGTTCATGAAGGAGATTCCGCTGCAGGAGGCTCCGGGGGCCGCCGAACCGTCTCCGGCAGTGGACGATACGGCGCGGGCGGCCGAGGCGGAGTGGGCCGAGGATCAGGTGTGGGAAGGTGCGGCGCAGGTGATCTCGCAGCCCGAGCCGGTGCTGGCGCGGGTCGGATCGGGGCACGCCGACCCGGCTGCCAACGGCATGCGTGCCGCCGAAGTGCAGGCGGCGCAACGGATCTCGCCTGCGGCGGCGAGCGCTGCCGGCGGTGCGTCCGGCGGGGCGACGATCGGCGGCCGGATCCAGCGTGCCGACGGCGGTGCGGTGTCGGGGGCCGCGCTCACCCTGATCGATCAACGCGGACATCAGGTTTCGCGTGCGACCGGTGGCGAGGACGGCCGCTATCGCATCGACGCGCCCGTCTCGGGCAGCTTCGTGCTCATCGCCTCGGCCAATGGGCATACGCCGGTCGCGGTGAACGTGTCGGTCGACGGGCGGACGCCGGAACTGGACCTGACGCTGGAAGGTTCGGGCGAATTGTCCGGACAAGTGCGTACCGCCGCCGGTGCACCGCTTGCCGGGGTGACCATCACCGTGACCGATCTGCGCGGCGAGGTGGTCGGTGCGGCGATCTCCGGTGAGGACGGCCGCTACGTCTGCCACGGCATCGGCGCGGGCACCTACACCTTGGTCGCCGCGGCAGAACGCCTGCGTCCCACGGCAACCGCGCTGGTGGTGCCCGTCGGGGGTCTGTTGCGCCACGATATCGAGCTGACCCCGACCGCCGCGCTGGTCGGCATGGTCCGCGCGGACGGTCAGGGGTTGGCCAACGCTCAGGTCACCGTGCTCGACGGCGCGGGCACGCCGATCGCGACCACCCGCACCGACGCCGAGGGCCGCTACACCCTCACCGACCTGGACTCGGGCGCGTACACCGTTATCGCGCGCGGGTATCCGGCGGTGACCGGTCAGGTGGTCGTGCGCGGCGGCGAGGTCGAGTATTCGGTCGACCTCGGGTACGACCTGGAAGGTGCTGCGCCCGAATCGCTTCCGGTGCGCCACGGCAGCACCGATCCCGAGGCGAGGCTGTCGTGA